Proteins encoded by one window of Lates calcarifer isolate ASB-BC8 linkage group LG7_1, TLL_Latcal_v3, whole genome shotgun sequence:
- the LOC108890024 gene encoding LOW QUALITY PROTEIN: ribonucleoside-diphosphate reductase subunit M2-like (The sequence of the model RefSeq protein was modified relative to this genomic sequence to represent the inferred CDS: deleted 1 base in 1 codon) produces the protein MKKSSSGEEEEPLLQDNPRRFVIFPIFPIQYHDIWQMYKKTEASFWTAEEVDLSKDLQHWESLKDEERYFISHMLVFFTASDSIINENLVERFTQEVQVTEARCFYGFQITMENIHSEMYSLLIDTYIKEPKEREYLFNSVSVIDLPPGEHVVAFAAVEGIIFSGSFAAIFWLKKRGLMPGLMPGLMPSLTFSNELISRDERLHCDFACLMFKHLVNKPSTTITKIIKNAVVIEHLKFESNLHYSIEFAVIF, from the exons ATGAAGAAGAGCAGCAGcggtgaggaagaggagcctctgctgcaggacaacCCTCGTCGCTTTGTCATCTTCCCCATCTTCCCCATCCAGTACCACGACATCTGGCAGATGTACAAGAAAACCGAGGCCTCGTTCTGGACCGCAGAGGAG gtgGACCTGTCGAAGGACCTGCAGCACTGGGAGTCTCTGAAGGACGAGGAGAGGTACTTCATCTCTCACATGTTGGTGTTCTTCACCGCCAGCGACAGCATCATCAACGAGAACCTG GTGGAGCGCTTCACCCAGGAAGTGCAGGTGACTGAGGCCAGGTGTTTCTATGGCTTCCAGATCACCATGGAGAACATCCACTCGGAGATGTACAGCCTCCTCATCGACACCTACATAAAGGAGCCCAAAGAGAG AGAATACCTGTTCAAT TCCGTATCTGTTATTGATCTTCCTCCAGGAGAGCATGTGGTGGCCTTTGCTGCCGTGGAGGGAATCATCTTCTCTGGTTCGTTCGCTGCGATCTTCTGGCTAAAGAAGCGAGGCCTGATGCCCGGCCTGATGCCTGGCTTGATGCCCAGCCTGACCTTCTCCAATGAACTCATCAGCAGAGACGAG CGTCTGCACTGTGACTTCGCCTGTCTGATGTTCAAACATCTGGTGAACAAGCCGTCGACAACCATCACCAAGATCATCAAGAACGCCGTCGTCATTGAACATCTTAAGTTTGAGAGTAATTTACACTATTCAATAGAATTTGCagtgattttttaa